In one Alnus glutinosa chromosome 14, dhAlnGlut1.1, whole genome shotgun sequence genomic region, the following are encoded:
- the LOC133857930 gene encoding uncharacterized protein LOC133857930 isoform X1 has product MVSHLRMFSLGFLVLVLGINSSRVNGAVSHGMMEKIDKINGRGPYLGIVVPNSYEMDPLLHSPSFLADDEFPYFDFSGRRFRFGVVGNEKVIVVMTGLSMLNAGITTQLLVSVFAVKGIVHYGIAGNANPNLQVGDVTIPYSWAHTGLWNWQRYGDGPSDELALESAGDFTRKIGHLEFSDYSNETENGKPVGNFLNNVWYQPEEIFPVYGTPEVRQHAFWVPVNKHYFTVAKKLKQDLKLGSCVNTTTCLPRKPKVVRVKRGVSANVFVDNSAYRSFLNAKFNATPIDMESAAVALVCLQQKTPFIAIRSLSDLAGGGSALSNEADIFSSLAAQNAVDAVVRFITLLFS; this is encoded by the exons ATGGTGAGCCATTTGAGGATGTTTTCACTTGGTTTTCTTGTATTGGTTCTGGGGATTAATAGTAGCAGAGTTAATGGAGCAGTTTCTCATGGAATGATGGAAAAGATtgataaaataaatggaaggGGTCCATACTTGGGTATTGTGGTGCCAAACTCCTATGAGATGGACCCTCTTCTCCATTCTCCAAGTTTTTTGGCTGATGACGAGTTTCCCTACTTTGATTTTTCAG GAAGAAGGTTTCGATTTGGAGTGGTGGGAAATGAAAAGGTCATAGTTGTTATGACAGGATTGAGCATG ctGAATGCAGGTATAACTACACAATTACTGGTAAGTGTATTTGCAGTGAAAGGAATTGTGCACTATGGAATTGCTGGAAATGCAAATCCTAATCTCCAAGTTGGAGATGTGACTATCCCCTACTCTTGGGCTCATACGGGTCTTTGGAATTGGCAG AGGTATGGAGATGGGCCTAGTGATGAGTTAGCCTTGGAATCTGCTGGAGACTTCACAAGAAAAATTGGTCACCTCGAATTTTCTGATTACAGCAATGAAACTGAAAATGGGAAGCCTGTGGGGAATTTTCTGAACAATGTTTGGTATCAACCAGAAGAAATCTTCCCTGTTTATGGTACTCCTGAAGTTCGGCAGCATGCCTTCTGGGTTCCCGTCAACAAGCATTACTTCACAGTTGCAAAGAAACTCAAG CAGGACTTGAAGTTGGGAAGTTGTGTCAACACAACAACTTGTCTACCAAGAAAACCCAAAGTTGTGAGGGTGAAGAGGGGGGTTAGTGCCAATGTTTTTGTTGACAACAGTGCCTACAGATCATTCTTGAATGCGAAATTTAATGCCACTCCAATCGACATGGAAAGTGCTGCGGTTGCTTTGGTGTGTCTTCAACAAAAGACACCTTTTATTGCAATTAGGTCTCTCTCTGATCTGGCTGGTGGCGGGTCTGCTTTGTCGAATGAAGCTGACATCTTCTCCTCATTGGCAGCACAAAATGCAGTTGATGCTGTAGTTAGATTCATCACCttattgttttcataa
- the LOC133857930 gene encoding uncharacterized protein LOC133857930 isoform X2 — MVSHLRMFSLGFLVLVLGINSSRVNGAVSHGMMEKIDKINGRGPYLGIVVPNSYEMDPLLHSPSFLADDEFPYFDFSGRRFRFGVVGNEKVIVVMTGLSMLNAGITTQLLVSVFAVKGIVHYGIAGNANPNLQVGDVTIPYSWAHTGLWNWQRYGDGPSDELALESAGDFTRKIGHLEFSDYSNETENGKPVGNFLNNVWYQPEEIFPVYGTPEVRQHAFWVPVNKHYFTVAKKLKDLKLGSCVNTTTCLPRKPKVVRVKRGVSANVFVDNSAYRSFLNAKFNATPIDMESAAVALVCLQQKTPFIAIRSLSDLAGGGSALSNEADIFSSLAAQNAVDAVVRFITLLFS; from the exons ATGGTGAGCCATTTGAGGATGTTTTCACTTGGTTTTCTTGTATTGGTTCTGGGGATTAATAGTAGCAGAGTTAATGGAGCAGTTTCTCATGGAATGATGGAAAAGATtgataaaataaatggaaggGGTCCATACTTGGGTATTGTGGTGCCAAACTCCTATGAGATGGACCCTCTTCTCCATTCTCCAAGTTTTTTGGCTGATGACGAGTTTCCCTACTTTGATTTTTCAG GAAGAAGGTTTCGATTTGGAGTGGTGGGAAATGAAAAGGTCATAGTTGTTATGACAGGATTGAGCATG ctGAATGCAGGTATAACTACACAATTACTGGTAAGTGTATTTGCAGTGAAAGGAATTGTGCACTATGGAATTGCTGGAAATGCAAATCCTAATCTCCAAGTTGGAGATGTGACTATCCCCTACTCTTGGGCTCATACGGGTCTTTGGAATTGGCAG AGGTATGGAGATGGGCCTAGTGATGAGTTAGCCTTGGAATCTGCTGGAGACTTCACAAGAAAAATTGGTCACCTCGAATTTTCTGATTACAGCAATGAAACTGAAAATGGGAAGCCTGTGGGGAATTTTCTGAACAATGTTTGGTATCAACCAGAAGAAATCTTCCCTGTTTATGGTACTCCTGAAGTTCGGCAGCATGCCTTCTGGGTTCCCGTCAACAAGCATTACTTCACAGTTGCAAAGAAACTCAAG GACTTGAAGTTGGGAAGTTGTGTCAACACAACAACTTGTCTACCAAGAAAACCCAAAGTTGTGAGGGTGAAGAGGGGGGTTAGTGCCAATGTTTTTGTTGACAACAGTGCCTACAGATCATTCTTGAATGCGAAATTTAATGCCACTCCAATCGACATGGAAAGTGCTGCGGTTGCTTTGGTGTGTCTTCAACAAAAGACACCTTTTATTGCAATTAGGTCTCTCTCTGATCTGGCTGGTGGCGGGTCTGCTTTGTCGAATGAAGCTGACATCTTCTCCTCATTGGCAGCACAAAATGCAGTTGATGCTGTAGTTAGATTCATCACCttattgttttcataa
- the LOC133857931 gene encoding bark storage protein A, whose protein sequence is MTGLSMLNAGITTQLLLSVFAVKGIVHYGIAGNANPNLQVGDVTIPQYWAHTGLWNWQRYGDGPSDELALESSGDYTRKIGHLEFSDYSNETKNGKPVGNFLNNVWYQPEEIFPVNGTPEVRQHAFWVPVNEHYFTVAKKLKDLKLESCVNATTCLPREPIVVRVKRGVSANVYLDNSAYRSFLNAKFNATPIDMESAAIALVCLQQKTPFIAIRSLSDLAGGGSALSNEADIFSSLAAQNAVDVVVRFIALLFS, encoded by the exons ATGACAGGATTGAGCATG ctGAATGCAGGTATAACTACACAATTACTGCTAAGTGTATTTGCAGTGAAAGGAATTGTGCACTATGGAATTGCTGGAAATGCAAATCCTAATCTCCAAGTTGGAGATGTCACTATCCCCCAGTATTGGGCTCATACGGGTCTTTGGAATTGGCAG AGGTATGGAGATGGGCCTAGTGATGAGTTAGCCTTGGAATCTAGTGGAGATTACACAAGAAAAATTGGTCATCTCGAATTTTCTGACTACAGcaatgaaacaaaaaatgggAAGCCTGTGGGGAATTTTTTGAACAATGTTTGGTATCAACCAGAAGAAATCTTCCCTGTTAATGGTACTCCTGAAGTTCGGCAGCATGCCTTTTGGGTTCCCGTCAACGAGCATTACTTCACTGTTGCAAAGAAACTCAAG GACTTGAAGTTGGAGAGTTGTGTCAACGCAACAACTTGTCTACCAAGAGAACCCATTGTTGTGAGGGTGAAGAGGGGGGTTAGTGCCAATGTTTATCTTGACAACAGTGCCTATAGATCATTCTTGAATGCAAAATTTAATGCCACTCCAATCGACATGGAAAGTGCTGCGATTGCTTTGGTGTGTCTTCAACAGAAGACACCTTTTATTGCAATTAGGTCTCTCTCTGATCTGGCTGGTGGAGGGTCTGCTTTGTCGAATGAAGCTGACATCTTCTCCTCATTGGCAGCACAAAATGCAGTCGATGTTGTAGTTAGATTCATCGCcctattattttcataa